A region of the Pseudodesulfovibrio sp. JC047 genome:
GGCCACGATAATGATATGCCGAAGTTTTTCGTTACTCATCATGCGATCCGTAATCTGATCTTCCAAAAAGCTCGCATTGGCAAAAAACAGCGGGCCATCGAACCGGACCACGGCGATATGCTGACATTCCTTGAGACCGAAAGCCGTGGCGTCACGCAAAGATTCATCGTCCGAGCGGGACAGGTTGGCGACCTTCGGACGCATGGACTTGTACAGGAAGACAGCCAGCGACAACGTGACGCCGACCATGATGCCTTTGTCCAGATGTGGCGCAAAGCCCAGGGTACAGAGGAAAGACAGGACCGAGATGGCACCATCATACCACTGCGCCTTCCAGGCATGAATGAAACCGGACGCATTGATGAGACCAATGACCGCCATCATGATGACTGCGGCCAATACCGCCTGGGGCAAATGATATAACAACGGAGTGAAGAACAACAGGGCGATGACGACCATCAGCGACGTGAAGACGCTGGACATGCCGGTCACGGCTCCTGCCTGCAAGTTGACGGCAGACCGCGAAAACGACCCGGATGCGGGATAGGATTTGCCACACGCACCAAGGATGTTGGCAAGCCCCTGACCGATAAGTTCCTGATTCGGATCAAGCCGTTGCCCGGTTTTGGCAGCCATGGCCTTTGCAATGGAAATGGCCTCCATGAACCCAAGCAGGGAAATGATGGCCGCAAATGGCAGGAGATGCAGCATTACCTTGAGATCAAGACTCGGTGCAGAAATGGCTGGGATACCGGAAGGAACAGTGCCGACAACCGCGCCTCCGCCCATCATTTTCATCCCGGCGGTATCGATTCGAGTGTTGCCGACCTTCAACCGCCACGTGCGGCCATCCGTCACCATCCCGGCAGGGACGGTCCCCTGCGTGTAAAAAGCCATGCTCCCATTCGCTTCTTCGACTCCGTCAAACAATGTGGCACGGAGTGCGGCCCGCTGATTATGGGCCTCCAACTTCAAACGGGAAATCTGCACGTTAATCACATTGAGGTCATGTTCGGCATCCAGAATGCCCACAGCATCCTTGGCCTTCTTCGCCTCGTCCATACGACCATTGAGGACGGTCCTTTGAACAGCCAACTGGTCAATGCCTTCGATGGCCGTGTTGAAAGAAGCGATTGATGTCCGGACTTCAGAAGACTGGACAGTATCCATGGAAACCGATGCGTCATGATTGAACCCAACCGCCCATGACAGGGCCGTGGTCACCACGACCGCTACCAGCACATTGGGAATTTTCGGATTGATCCGTTTCAACACGATCATGATGGCAAAAGCGAGCAACCCCATGGCGAGCGTTGGCCAGTGGGTATAATGAAATGCCCCTTCGACCACTCGAATAATGGTTTCATAGTGGTGTTCGGCCTTATCGACTGACACACCAAACATCTTGGACAACTGGGATGAAGCGATGATGATGGCGGCCGCATTGGTAAATCCGTTGACGACCGGGTGAGAAAGGAAGTTGACCACCAGGCCCAACTTCAACACACCGAGCATGAACTGGAAAAGCCCCACCATGAGCGCAAGAAGAATTGCATACGCGATGTACCCCTCGCTACCAGCGGTTGCCAACGGTTCCAGCGAGGCGGCCGTCATCAGGGAGACCACGGCCACCGGGCCGGTCGCTAACTGACGGCTCGAGCCGAATAATGCAGCAACAAGAGGGGGTAAGAAGGAGGCGTACAAGCCGTAATACGCTGGCATTCCAGCGAGTTGTGCATACGCCATAGATTGAGGAATGAGTACGAGAGCAACAGTCAACCCCGAAATGGCATCAGCGCGAAGCGACGCCATATTGTACCCTTTGAACCAGTCAATGAAGGGGAGTATTTTCGAAAGCATTCAGCCTCTTCCTTGCTATGGAACCTGTAACATCCTGCGGCATGTCAGCATCAATTCGTTAAACAATGCACCCGCATCGTACAGATTGAAGTTTTTGAATCGAACCAAACCATCCACCATGGTAAACAGAATGAGTGCTGATTTTCGGGGGTGAATTTCATGGTTGATGGACCCGTCTTCCTGTCCTGTCACAATCGCCTTTTCGAAAATATCGACCAGGCAGTTGTATATCGCTTCCAGATTTCCTCTGAATTCCGGATTTGACTCGGAAAATTTATAGAGAAAATGTCGATGCAGGAGTAAAAACTTGTCTTCCATCAAACCCGCCAGATACAGATAGAACGAGACGACCTCCTCCGCCATCTCCAGCCCTGAATCAAACGGTCTGTTCTCAAAGAACCGTTCGAACTGGTCCTCAATCTCATCTCTGGTCTTTTCCAAAATGGCCAGCAGCAATCCTTCCTTGCTTTTGAAGTGATAGAAGATCGTCCCCTCAGCCACACCGATCACCCGAGCCAATTCCTGACCCGAGGTGTCTGCGAACCCTTTATTCGCAAACAAAACCGTCGCGACACTGAGTATTGCGTCCTTCTTCTTCATGCTGTCAAACCATCCTTTTCCGAAAACCGAGTAATCACTCAGTTTTCGATTTATACTTTTCAATCATCTGGAATGTCAAAACAAACGGCAAAACTGAGTGTACACTCAGTTTCATATTCAATCAACCCAAAATCATTGAACAAATTGAGAGAATTTTCACATGCCGTCGCATAAAAAAATAAAAAAAAAGCGAAAAAAGTGACACTTTGTGAAAAATCACGTCAGCAATGACACCTTTTCCTGACATCTTTCTCAGCAAGACATTATGAGATATATTATATTGTAATATACTGTGTCTTTTGAATTTAATTCATAATTTCCTGCAAAATTAGCAGGTTAGTTCTTCAAAAAAGAAAAAGAACTGGACTTTTCCAAGAGAAGAGAGCAAAAAAGGACGCTGAGATTCGTTCGGGGGGAACGAAACCCACCCCGCCACATCTCAAAATGCCATAAGCACCATGACGCATACACGTATTCGCCATGGTGTTTCAGCAAGGTTATTCTGATCGTCATTTCATTTCGACAATACAACAAAGAGTGTCATTTCCCATGGACAAGTTACAAAAAAAGTATGGTTTTTGGACGGCGACCGCCATGGTCGTCGGCATTGTCATCGGCTCCGGGGTCTTTTTCAAGGCGGATGACGTACTCAAGGCCTCCGGTGGAAGCCTGACAACCGCCCTGACAGCCTGGCTGATCGGTGGGTCCATCATGGTTGTCACGGCCTATGTCTTCTCCAAGATCGCCACACGCATCGAACGCGTCAACGGCGTGGTGGACTATTTCGAACAGGCCTATGGCAGAAAAGCCGGATACATGGTGGCCTGGTTCATGACTTTCATCTATTATCCGACGCTCGTCGCAGTTCTGGCCTGGGTCTCCGCCAACTATACCGGTGCCTTGCTCGGATCAAGCGATCTGGTCTGGCCCATTTCCTTCGTCTATCTGACCGGATTTTTCCTGCTCAACTATTTCTCGCCGGTTCTGGCCGGAAAATGGCAGGTCACATCCACAGTGGTCAAACTGATTCCCCTGGGACTGGTCGCCATTGTGGGCGGCTTTGCCGGTTTGTCCAGCGGCATGACCATGGACAACTTCACCAACGCCGCGCAAACCGTTGCCGGCAGTGGCGGCGGATTGGCCGTGGCCACCCTGTCCACTGCATTTGCCTATGAAGGATGGATCATCGCCACGGTCATCAATGCCGAACTGAGAGACGCCAAACGGACCCTGCCCCGGGCATTGGTTGTGGGGACCATCGCCGTCGTCTGCATCTACATGCTCTACTATCTGGGAATTTCCGGTGTGCTCACCAACGATCAGGTCTTGGCCGCCGGTGACGACGCGCCAGTCAAGGTCATCGCCCTGATCTTCAGCAAACTGAGCGGCACGGTGCTGACGCTTTTCGTCATCATTTCCTGTCTGGGCACCCTCAACGGTCTGATCATGGGATCAGCCCGAGGCATGTTCTCCATCGCCTCGCGCAACATGGGCCCCAAACCGGACTACTTCAACAAGATCAACCCGCAGACCAACAGCACCACCACCTCGGCCATCATGGGCTACGTCCTGTCCTGTTTGTGGCTGATCGTCTGGTATGGCAACTTCATGGGCTGGTGGGGTCAATTCATGGACATCTCTGAATTGCCCATCGCTTTCCTGTACGTCATCTACATTTCCATATACATCTGGGTGATGAAGACGTTCACCGACCTCGGTGCCTTCAGCCGATACATCTGTCCAGTCCTGGCCGGATGCGGATCGCTCTACATCATCTGGGGTGCGATCCAGAAGGACATGTTCACCCATTTCCTCATCCTCTCACTGCTGATCCTCGGCTCCGGATACGCGCTGATG
Encoded here:
- a CDS encoding SulP family inorganic anion transporter, producing the protein MLSKILPFIDWFKGYNMASLRADAISGLTVALVLIPQSMAYAQLAGMPAYYGLYASFLPPLVAALFGSSRQLATGPVAVVSLMTAASLEPLATAGSEGYIAYAILLALMVGLFQFMLGVLKLGLVVNFLSHPVVNGFTNAAAIIIASSQLSKMFGVSVDKAEHHYETIIRVVEGAFHYTHWPTLAMGLLAFAIMIVLKRINPKIPNVLVAVVVTTALSWAVGFNHDASVSMDTVQSSEVRTSIASFNTAIEGIDQLAVQRTVLNGRMDEAKKAKDAVGILDAEHDLNVINVQISRLKLEAHNQRAALRATLFDGVEEANGSMAFYTQGTVPAGMVTDGRTWRLKVGNTRIDTAGMKMMGGGAVVGTVPSGIPAISAPSLDLKVMLHLLPFAAIISLLGFMEAISIAKAMAAKTGQRLDPNQELIGQGLANILGACGKSYPASGSFSRSAVNLQAGAVTGMSSVFTSLMVVIALLFFTPLLYHLPQAVLAAVIMMAVIGLINASGFIHAWKAQWYDGAISVLSFLCTLGFAPHLDKGIMVGVTLSLAVFLYKSMRPKVANLSRSDDESLRDATAFGLKECQHIAVVRFDGPLFFANASFLEDQITDRMMSNEKLRHIIIVANGINDMDASGEEALSLIVDRVRASGLDMSLCGVNEAVMAVLERTHLLEKIGRDHVYPTMETAICATHESAHADGQEDNCPLTTVCRLA
- a CDS encoding TetR/AcrR family transcriptional regulator, producing the protein MKKKDAILSVATVLFANKGFADTSGQELARVIGVAEGTIFYHFKSKEGLLLAILEKTRDEIEDQFERFFENRPFDSGLEMAEEVVSFYLYLAGLMEDKFLLLHRHFLYKFSESNPEFRGNLEAIYNCLVDIFEKAIVTGQEDGSINHEIHPRKSALILFTMVDGLVRFKNFNLYDAGALFNELMLTCRRMLQVP
- a CDS encoding amino acid permease; its protein translation is MDKLQKKYGFWTATAMVVGIVIGSGVFFKADDVLKASGGSLTTALTAWLIGGSIMVVTAYVFSKIATRIERVNGVVDYFEQAYGRKAGYMVAWFMTFIYYPTLVAVLAWVSANYTGALLGSSDLVWPISFVYLTGFFLLNYFSPVLAGKWQVTSTVVKLIPLGLVAIVGGFAGLSSGMTMDNFTNAAQTVAGSGGGLAVATLSTAFAYEGWIIATVINAELRDAKRTLPRALVVGTIAVVCIYMLYYLGISGVLTNDQVLAAGDDAPVKVIALIFSKLSGTVLTLFVIISCLGTLNGLIMGSARGMFSIASRNMGPKPDYFNKINPQTNSTTTSAIMGYVLSCLWLIVWYGNFMGWWGQFMDISELPIAFLYVIYISIYIWVMKTFTDLGAFSRYICPVLAGCGSLYIIWGAIQKDMFTHFLILSLLILGSGYALMNTKR